A stretch of Mauremys reevesii isolate NIE-2019 linkage group 25, ASM1616193v1, whole genome shotgun sequence DNA encodes these proteins:
- the CCDC130 gene encoding coiled-coil domain-containing protein 130 — protein sequence MGERKGVNKYYPPDFDPAKHVSLNKYRNSHPLRERARKLSQGILIIRFEMPYNIWCDGCKNHIGMGVRYNAEKKKVGNYYTTPIYRFRMKCHLCVNYIEMQTDPANCDYVIVSGAQRKEERWDMQDNEQILTTEHEEKKKLETDAMYRLEHGTVDQSKLQRAIPTLSNIQEAQSAWKDDFAINSMLRRKFREEKKILQEEEEKDLALQTKANLSIPLVQETEEDRRLAALLKYHSLDSYEDKQKLKRTEISGRSWFPPAQAPAGKATDTLKKLGLAGKAVPPKALAGGSHVAIGHLGIVRRKSREGPESLRSAGESMEHGARTGGQSRDSAARGMPQQSSPVADSDVLPAEGTASTSCSASLSSSLVADYSNSSSDSEVD from the exons ATG GGTGAAAGAAAAGGTGTGAATAAGTATTACCCTCCTGACTTCGATCCAGCAAAG CATGTCTCCCTTAATAAATACCGGAACAGCCACCCACTGCGAGAGAGAGCCCGCaagctctcccagggcatcctTATCATCAG GTTCGAGATGCCCTACAACATCTGGTGCGATGGCTGCAAGAATCACATTGGAATGG GTGTCCGGTACAACGCGGAGAAGAAGAAAGTTGGGAATTACTACACTACCCCCATCTACAG GTTTCGGATGAAGTGCCACCTGTGCGTCAATTACATCGAGATGCAGACGGACCCGGCCAACTGTGACTACGTCATCGTGAGCGGGGCCCAGCGCAAGGAGGAGCGCTGGGACATGCAGGACAACGAGCAGATCCTGACCACAG AACACGAGGAGAAGAAGAAGCTGGAGACAGATGCCATGTACCGGCTCGAGCACGGCACCGTAGACCAGAGCAAGCTGCAGAGAGCCATCCCCACCTTGTCCAACATCCAGGAGGCCCAGAGTGCCTGGAAGGACGACTTCGCCATCAACAGCATGCTGCGCAGGAAGTTCAGG GAGGAGAAGAAGATTctccaggaggaagaggagaaggacctggctCTGCAGACCAAGGCCAACCTGAGCATCCCTCTGGTGCAGGAGACGGAGGAGGACCGGCGCCTGGCAGCCCTGCTCAAGTACCACAGCCTGGACT CTTATGAGGACAAACAGAAGCTGAAGCGAACAGAGATCTCTGGCCGCTCCTGGTTCCCCCCTGCTCAGGCTCCAGCTGGCAAAGCCACCGACACGCTTAAGAAGCTGGGGCTCGCCGGGAAAGCCGTGCCCCCGAAGGCGCTCGCTGGCGGCTCACACGTCGCAATCGGCCACTTGGGCATCGTGCGCCGCAAATCCAGGGAGGGACCCGAGAGCCTGCGCAGCGCGGGGGAGAGCATGGAGCACGGGGCACGAACTGGCGGGCAGAGCCGCGACAGCGCAGCCCGTGGGATGCCCCAGCAGAGCTCCCCCGTGGCCGACAGCGACGTCCTCCCCGCAGAGGGCACTGCCAGCACCTCCTGCTCCGCCAGCCTCAGCTCCTCTCTCGTGGCAGACTATTCGAACTCCAGCTCTGATTCGGAAGTggactga
- the MRI1 gene encoding methylthioribose-1-phosphate isomerase: MSLESLRYRRGSLRVLNQLLLPQRSCYEQIGGVRQGWEAIRAMQVRGAPAIAIVGCLSLAVELHGGAGMGQGKAGLETFIHDSLRYLVTARPTAVNMARAAEELGAFTSQEAQREEVTAESLRESVIQWAEAMLEKDLRDNRSIGEHGARHLLQASPQDKVTVLTHCNTGSLATAGYGTALGVIRSLHALGCLAHVYCTETRPYNQGARLTAYELVYEHIPATLIADSMVSVAMKEKGVSAVVVGADRVVANGDTANKVGTYQLAIAAKHHGIPFYVAAPSTSCDLSLAEGAEIVIEERPSQELTDVNGVRIAAPGIGVWNPAFDVTPHELITGGIVTELGVFRPEELREALTRAVKGV; this comes from the exons ATGAGCCTGGAGTCCCTGCGCTACCGCCGCGGCTCCCTGCGCGTCCtcaaccagctgctgctgccgcagCGGAGCTGCTACGAGCAGATCGGCGGCGTGCGGCAGGGCTGGGAGGCCATCCGGGCCATGCAG GTGCGGGGCGCCCCTGCCATTGCCATCGTGGGGTGCCTGAGCTTGGCGGTGGAGCTGCATGGTGGGGCCggcatggggcagggcaaggctggCCTGGAGACCTTCATCCACGACTCCCTCCGCTACCTGGTGACTGCGCGCCCCACGGCTGTGAACATGGCGCGGGCAGCCGAGGAGCTGGGAGCTTTCACTTCCCAGGAGGCCCAGCGTGAGGAGGTCACAGCTGAGAGCCTGCGGGAGAG cgtCATCCAGTGGGCAGAGGCCATGCTAGAGAAGGATCTACGGGACAACAGGAGCATCGGGGAGCATGGGGCGCGCCACCTGCTCCAGGCGTCACCGCAGGACAAGGTGACGGTGCTGACCCACTGCAACACCGGCTCCCTGGCCACCGCCGGCTATGGCACCGCGCTGG GGGTCATCCGCTCTTTGCACGCCCTGGGTTGTCTGGCGCACGTCTACTGCACGGAGACGCGGCCGTACAACCAGGGGGCGCGGCTGACGGCCTACGAGCTGGTGTACGAGCACATCCCGGCCACGCTCATTGCGGATAGCATGGTCTCTGTGGCCATGAAGGAGAAGGGCGTGTCGG CTGTCGTCGTGGGAGCCGACCGGGTGGTGGCCAACGGCGACACCGCCAACAAAGTGGGCACCTACCAGCTGGCCATCGCTGCAAAGCATCATGGGATCCCCTTCTACGTGGCGGCCCCTAGCACCTCGTGTGACTTGAGCTTGGCAGAAGGGGCTGAAATCGTGATTGAGGAGCGGCCGAGCCAGGAGCTGACGGACGTCAATGGAGTGAGGATCGCAGCGCCAG GAATTGGCGTTTGGAACCCGGCCTTCGACGTCACGCCGCATGAGCTCATCACTGGGGGCATTGTCACGGAGCTTGGTGTCTTCCGCCCTGAAGAGCTCCGAGAGGCCCTCACCCGAGCAGTGAAAGGAGTGTGA